Below is a genomic region from Enoplosus armatus isolate fEnoArm2 chromosome 10, fEnoArm2.hap1, whole genome shotgun sequence.
TGGATCAGATACTGTCGGCCACTGGACAACAGTATAGTTTGTCATCCTCTGAGTGTTTCCTTCAAAATACGAAAGAGAAGAAATAGTGAAAGGTTGTATCGTGTATTTTAAGATGCAGAGTTGGAACATCAAAATCGAAATGTCAAAAGGTTGTAACTGATATTACATGTCATACATAAACATGTATTACCTCTTAAAGACAAATAAGTGCCACTCCATTGATCCTTACTCCAGGTAGTGACTGCACAGTGATACACTGCCTCATCTTCTTGGATTGTCTTCAAAATGGTCAGAGTGCTCATGGTTGTGGTATGGTTTGCATCAAATCGTGAAGGAGGAAACGCTAGTTCAAATGTAGGATTTGCAGTACCTTTCATCAGTGTAGTAATGGATGTAAGAGTATCACCGATACTCTGTTTGTACCACTTGACTCGTGTATTGCTTTTCTCCAAATCTGGGAAAAAACATGTCAAGGTCACAGGTTCACCAAGTGGAACAGTGGTCACTGAGATCAGTGCAtctgaaataaaagacaatggAGAGTATATCATTGGTATTACATTATAATCAGAATGTATTAAATAGTATGATTATGAAATGAAGATGGAACAAACTTTTTACATGCATTTATACACGTTTATTTACGAGACTACAATTATAAAGTTGGTTTGAGTTTGTTGAATTACATACCAACTTCCGTAATTCCCTTACCACAcgtaaattattaaaaaaaataataataatatagtttGGACTGATCTTAGGTAGCACTTACATCCTGGATGGAGAAGAAGCAGTGTAATCCCTAAAAGGAGCATCCTGATGTTGTCTTTTGTTAGGATCTTTGTTGGTCTTCCAAAGAGTAAAGGTGATGATATAAGATGGTGGTGATGGGTTAGACTGGCTGATGCATCCACTTGGTTGTACGACGACAAATGTACATTTCCTGTCATGCTGTTATTGCTATTTATGTCTCTTGACATTTGAGGTTATGTGCTCTGTTTGAAACAAAGTGCAGCTttgactgatgggaatgtcattcgtttttgcaggtatttggtcataaaccaaagtattgtacaaattaaaattttgacctgatgatgaaaaGTTAGGGGGATCACCAATGTTATTAGGATTCCTCTTTTGGGAACCTTGGAATACATTTCTGAATCgaattttgtgccaatccatcacATATGATATAACATAGGATAAGTGAAAACCTTGacgagatgaaaagtcaggggacaATGGATATCTGCCACATTTAGCCACATTTCATAGATATCAATCCAGTAGTTGTCAAGACAGACTAATAAGAGAAAAATGTTAGAAAAAGCTTGCTagagaagtcaggggatcaccaaacccATCAGAAGTAATCCTtagggaccatgaatgtctgtgcaaaatgtCATGCAAATCCATCCAGAGATATTtcggtctggaccaaagtggtggaccgacagaccGACTGATTGCCATCACTGGAGCTGTGCCATTAGCTtgactaaaaactaaaaacttaTTTCACTCACTGAGGACAAGTTGTCCTTCACTGTGCCTCGTGGCTTCATTCATCATCTTTGGTCATCCACAAGAACTCACTCAAAAATAGTTGGTTAAGAGAAATATTAATCTTTGATGGTATAGTGATGGACAAGACATGTATCACAGTATGATGGGGGGAAATAGCTGCTCACAAATGGAAATTGTGGTTGCTTCTTGAGTCACTTTCACAAAGGAAATGGCTGTATGAATGAAGTAGgactaaaaaacacacatgttttaagccattttccttttctgaGAATTGGAGGAAATACGTACACTTGTGCTGATACGCTTAAATGTTACCATGATCTTAAATAACTATGTGCAACAGACCTGGTTTAGTTTAGCTACGTGGTTGAATCATTTTGCATTCTCAACACAAAAACTGCACTCGACTTCAATTAGAAGTGGACAGGCACCTTCCATCTTAGTTTGTACAGAAGtacagaagtaaaagtaccaatacagctatgtaaaaatactccataaAAGTTCTATTTTCAAAAAATACGcatgtaaaaatacagaagtattatcatcaaaatgtacatacagtatcaaagtaaaagtacttttttcatccctgtgactgatatatcATTatgacatcacatttttaatactgatgcatcaatgtataagcagcattttactttgtagctggtcaaggtgAAGCTATGTAGTtttaactactgtatatacagttaggtagtttagtcAAATGGTTCCCAACCAAGGGGTCGGGGCTCCTCCACAGGGCTGCAAGATAAATCTTAGAGGTCGTGAGATGATTTGCCacacaaatttgtattcattttttgaaGTTGACAGTGAAATATCAGATAATTTTACCTATTCAGGCCTCAAAAAGTTTAAAGGGGAAATTTCTTTATGGTGGAACTGCTAtcaactcatagacatctgaaacgcGACAAGGGGCCCCCCAGGGGCACTGATTTTTTtgtaagaggtcacaagccaaaaaggtttaatctttaacattGTATTGTACTCGTGTAAAATCTCAATCTGAAAAGCAACTAGTAACTTTAGCTGTCAAATAACTTTAAcagtacaagtatctcaaaactgtacttaagtacaatacttgagtactacaatgtacttagttactttccaccatgCCTAAATGAAGTGGAGCACAAGGGGACACAGCATCAGTCACTTGTTCAAAAGCTTAAAACAACTATTTTCTGACAAGCGACCTCCTGTGGTTGTGTGAATCATGCCGGCCCTCTTttagagacagaggcagaagcAGCATGTTGTAGTTAAAGTTGTAGCAGATGTTATAGTGAACTATTGGGGTGGATGGTCGGCCATACAAAGTGACTTTGACCCCTAATGTTAACCAAGTAGTTGCAGCTGCCTGCACTGATACATGACCTTTTCTGTTGTTTAGGTATGACTTGTTGGGCATGTTGTGCTGCCACTTAGGGACTCAGTTTTTGAAGGCAGTATCAAATGACCAGAGTTTAATTTAACCACATCAAACAGATCTGCGAAAGCccctgtgttgtttgttttttttagaaacttCAGTGGCTTTTGATAGCAGTGGTATTGTGAACTTCACATATAAGGgcactgttttttctttgtgagaCACAAGTAAATGGGGctataattcattattttatggGAACAAAGTTACTTAACTCTTTGTTAGCTTAAACTATCTTTTAATGAGCCTCTGTAGGCAAGAAAGGTGGCTCTTAAACATTGCCGATTTCCTCCTTTTCCACCAGTGTCTCAATAACGTGCTACAGATATTCCAGCTGTGTTTCAATGTGCAATACTGTACATCCACATAGCAAGAATTCTAAATTTAGTATACGTGAAAATACTAGTATGCAGACTGAATAGGCTTGATATCTGATTGTGGTCCTGGTGGGCACAGTTGtctcaaaatgcaaaacaattgtTTTCTTATATTTAAAAATCACGAAATTAAGAAAAAATGGTGGTAAACTGAAATACTCTAATATAAGTTTCTTAACACTCTtgaaataaagttgtgttgtcAACAGCATGAATCTCCACAaattttaatttccatttgCCAGTTATTTGTAGGGTAGGAAACATGTTTAACACTGACCTGACAAAAGAAGACCGTCTGTGGGCCTATCAGAAATACTGTAGCTATGATGACGTAAACTGTAAGATTTAacaaaaatggggaaaaaaccccaaaagtgAATCGATATATCTGgtccaaatgtaaacagaaaacatttgccatataacataacatatgcAGCCAAATCTCTCCCACATGATGTACCATACatgcattaaacaaacatcaaTTAGGACCTTTGGTGTATATGTTGCTGTTCCTATATTCCTCTCAAAACCCTGACATCTGTGtagatgctctctctctcgactTCATTTGCACTTCTCCTTACGCTCCTGCCAGCTTTCCCTCTGGTGAAGTTTGCCACTGAATAAACCAATgagtcttcctctgtctgtagACATATATGACAAAACATTGTTAGATGGGAGCTGTCAACAAAAATGTACCAACTAAACATCTTATCTTTAAAATGACTCACCTGTTGTTGATCACCAACGGTTGTTGCAGTATTTGTttgcagggcagcagcagcagctggattATAACATGACAAACCATTAATAAAAATCAGCATGTAAAGGTACACAAGATTtaatcttattttgaaaatgaatgatagATTGACCTAAGAAACATGACACCAATGTTTATCGAGTAAAATTATCTAAATCATGTGTGATGAAGTGAGTTTTATTACCGTTACAacaattatctttttttttctggatgatGTACATCAGTACGGCTATAACAAACAAACTTATAGCCAAAGCAgcacacaacagaaacacaattgTATTGGCCCTCTGCGAATCGCCAAATGGCCTCATGTTGGCTGCTGAAATATAGAAATAGAAACAAGCGACAAAAGTTAGCGAGGAGCAAAGGTATATCATTAGTCTTTAATGTTGCCTCCTGGTAGATGACAAGTATTTACTTGAAGCTGATCTTTAATGACTTAGCGTGACTTCTAACAGAGTAAATATGCAAAATGGTGGTTACCTTCAATGTCCACTTTTGTTCCATTTCCAAAATATATGTATCCACATGCGGCCACTGCACAGTAATAAGTCCCAGCATCAGAGGAGCTGACGTTCTTAGAGAAGCTGTAGATACATTTCTTTGGAGAGTGAGCCTCAAGACTCTTCTCACATTCATCACCACTGTTTCCATGAGCGTAAATGACACCAGGATGAGACTCATCTGATCCGGTTCTGAACCAGAACACACTGTGATCTCCTGGacatgtgttgttttcagtctttgagAGGACTGAACAATGCAGAGTCAATGAGTCTCCTGGATGGACCAGAAGAGATGGAAAGCCTTGAATGCTGGCAGTGATATCAGGTTCTGGTCCTGGTAAATGGGGAAAAcaatatttccatatttccatGATATAAAATGCATTGCAAGAAGACGGTATGGTATTCAAAGTCATGAATTAATCCAAATCATTCCACCAACCTTCGACTCTCAGAAAAgttttattcagaaatgttgtttgtaGTTCAACCACTTGCTCACAGTAGTAAAATGCAGTATcactcagctctgttttggtaaTATGTAGAACAAATGTTCCAGGCTCTTGTTTTGCTGTAATGCGAGGAGTCTTATTAAAGTTAGCACTATCAAAAGTATAAGTGGCTCCTAAGACTTCAGGGAAGTTTCCAGCAGCAAGTCTGATCCAAAATAAGACTCCTGCCAATCTAGACTGGCGGCTACATGTTAGAGTCACATCTTGTCCGACACGAACAGTCCTTTTTACAGAGCTTTGGTCGTCTGTGCATCCTGAAAAACCAAGTGAATACCATACATTTACACCAAAGTGACATTAACATAACAGTAGTGAAACTGAATTTTGTACGCATACTTACGTCCAATTGAGAACACGAGAGCTGTGCAAAGTATGATCAGCATTTTATGGTTAATTCACTTGAGACAGCAGCTAATTTAGATCATACTACAAGATGATTAATCTGACTGTGGTTCTATCAGATAGAAGAGAACAATGAAATGGGAGGGAACAGTTTCAAACCAATCTGATTGGTCTGCCATCATGTTGGCTTTTTAGTGTTCAAAGTGGAAATGATCTCAACCAAGTCTTCACAAATCTGCACACACGACAGCATGAGCAGTTTGGTTTTGATATTGTGTGtcatgaaaacacatgaaacactcTCGACGCAGATTTGTTGTTCACAAAAGTGTGGTGTGAAAAGAACTAAAGCAATGTTTTTATCCTATGGCTATAATATCAATTTAACCAATTCATTTCAAACACTGCACTGCATGTTCAAGACATTAGGAGACCAACTTCTGCTCTTACTCTCTGCTGTGGTATCTTTAAATGTCCTCCAAAGAGAGgagtaaaatacatttacacatgaaTTATTTCATCAGTTAACaatattatttttctgtggTGTCATGTTTAGTTTCAATCAAAAATTTGTTAACACAGTGGAAAAGTAGGAGACAAAATGACCCACTGAAATGTTCCCACCTAAATAATATTCATGAGATTTTGGACAGTTCTGATGAACCCAAGGCTTTGTACTCAATGCAATAAGCCTATTGAAGATTGAAGATATATAGTTTTGTGAATTTATGATTTTCCGTTTAACACAACAGAAATATTGACAACTATCCTTCTTCAGAgtagaggaaaacacagaaacactttgaaacacaaaaaatgttcttttcattcatcatgAGGGCGGTTACGTCATGGACAGTTGTCATCTTATTGGTTTATGTCAGCCACAAAcaaggtcaaagttcaaactTCAGCCAAACTTCAGGTCAAAGTCCAGCAACAGGGTGAAAAACCCAAGCGGCCTGCAACATCCAAGACAGGGCTACCGCAAGTTTCAGCATCTTTAATCTCTCTGTCGGAAAACAACGGCAGCACAAATTGAATCTGAGAATGTGTCGACAAGATCCGACTGGGATTGAAACATCGtccatttaaacacatttgtggTTCGGAGTTACTTGGTGTGCAGGTGTTATCTTTCTTCATAAAGATGCTAACTGAGCAAAGGGAATCCTAACATAGGAAAAACAGGTTTCGTATATTAAGAACTGAATTATTCTCTTTAATTTAGACTAAATGTAAACTATTGAACACTCATGGTGAACCTACAGGGTGTAAAGTTTAAATCCCACAGGTCCCACAGTTCCTTATATACTTACTTTTGATTAAAGTAACTTCTTGTACTATATTGAGTAACTTGTACTACTCGTACTAACTTGTACCTCCCATGTTGACTTTGGTAGTCACTAGCCTTCTAACTTGGACATCTATGCATCcaacacaattttattttattaaacacaaatagtcctctgtctctctgtctctctctttactcTGCTGCCATCTCCTGGCAgatgattcattgattcattgaagGTAACAGGTTCATTCAAACTAATAACATTTGTGGACTGTAATAGTTTTTGATTGTGGGGAAACATTCCTGTAGTCTCGATATCATTAGACATCTAAGCTCAAATAATGGGGGTTTTGATTGAGGatgtaaagtgtattttttacaGCCCCCAGTCTCCCACAACACATCTGTGCTGGTGAATTATTTAATGGAGCAATCTCTGTAAATACCATGCCATATTTACAAGGTTGCCTACCTCgaataataatgaatatttctattgTATTAGTGTAAGACactgaattttttttgtttagtcgGAGTTTGGATAAACCACTACAAGTAATTATCCGTCCATCATCCTGTTGACTCTGGCAGTTCCTTTCTGGCCTTTCAACTGTGATGTCTttataataaacaaatagaGAACGAAGGCAGCAGGTTCATTCACACTGATCCAAATGTTTGTTGATCATAGTTCAGTTTCAGCTTTGGAGAAGCCTTGAGCTCAGTGGATTGTAAACAGTTCTCTCTTTGCAATATGGTCAGACATCAAAATAATGAGGAGCTTTGGCTGTGTCATAGTTCTAGGTATGGGCTTGCAGAGAAGGGGGAttgtaagttttgtttttttctgaaagcagGGTAGTCTGACTTTTTTGGGAGA
It encodes:
- the LOC139291836 gene encoding uncharacterized protein; amino-acid sequence: MGGCTDDQSSVKRTVRVGQDVTLTCSRQSRLAGVLFWIRLAAGNFPEVLGATYTFDSANFNKTPRITAKQEPGTFVLHITKTELSDTAFYYCEQVVELQTTFLNKTFLRVEGPEPDITASIQGFPSLLVHPGDSLTLHCSVLSKTENNTCPGDHSVFWFRTGSDESHPGVIYAHGNSGDECEKSLEAHSPKKCIYSFSKNVSSSDAGTYYCAVAACGYIYFGNGTKVDIEAANMRPFGDSQRANTIVFLLCAALAINRGRLIGLFSGKLHQRESWQERKEKCK